One Rhizobium sp. NRK18 genomic window carries:
- the trmD gene encoding tRNA (guanosine(37)-N1)-methyltransferase TrmD, with product MTFKATVLTLYPEMFPGHLGISLAGKAMERGQWSMEAVQIRDFATDKHRSVDDTPAGGGAGMVLRADVLATAIDSIADDARPRLLMSPRGKPLTQARVRELAGGEGVVIVCGRFEGVDQRVIDARGLEEVSIGDYILSGGEPAALTLLDAVVRILPGVMGNDESGTHESFEGGMLEHPHYTRPQVFEGREIPDVLTSGNHKKIAEWREAEARKLTQERRPDLLK from the coding sequence ATGACGTTCAAGGCCACCGTTCTGACGCTCTATCCGGAGATGTTTCCGGGCCATCTGGGCATCTCGCTCGCCGGCAAGGCGATGGAGCGCGGCCAGTGGTCGATGGAGGCGGTGCAGATACGTGATTTCGCCACCGACAAGCACCGCAGCGTCGACGATACGCCTGCCGGCGGCGGCGCGGGCATGGTGCTGAGGGCTGACGTGCTCGCGACCGCGATCGATTCGATCGCGGATGATGCGAGGCCGCGCCTGTTGATGAGCCCGCGCGGCAAGCCGCTGACCCAGGCCCGCGTGCGGGAATTGGCGGGAGGCGAAGGCGTGGTGATCGTCTGCGGCCGTTTCGAGGGCGTCGACCAGCGCGTGATCGACGCGCGAGGGCTCGAAGAGGTTTCCATAGGCGACTATATATTGTCGGGCGGCGAGCCGGCGGCGTTGACGCTGCTCGATGCGGTCGTGCGCATTCTGCCGGGCGTCATGGGCAATGACGAATCCGGCACGCATGAAAGCTTTGAGGGCGGCATGCTGGAGCATCCGCACTATACGCGTCCGCAGGTCTTCGAAGGCCGGGAAATTCCTGACGTGCTGACGTCCGGCAATCACAAGAAGATCGCCGAATGGCGCGAGGCGGAAGCCCGCAAGCTGACGCAAGAGCGGCGTCCGGACCTTCTCAAATAG
- a CDS encoding sulfite exporter TauE/SafE family protein yields the protein MTLISICLLFLAGLLSGMVNAIAGGGTFLTFGAMTLAGLPPITANATSSIVQFPGYITSALAYGHEIRSMWKAAVILGIVSAIGALGGSLILLSLSNPSFRNLVPWLLLAATALFAAGPKLKPKTEKEHPPHNAKGIVSQFLTSIYGGFFGAGMGIMMLASLSIATGGDYHRLNALKNFLSIVIAAIAIIVFTAGGAINWLYAIVMLPGAALGGYSGVWAAKRVPQHILRWLVVAVGLFLAVYYFLK from the coding sequence ATGACGCTCATTTCCATTTGCCTGCTGTTTCTCGCCGGCCTGCTGTCGGGCATGGTCAATGCCATTGCCGGCGGAGGCACGTTCCTGACCTTCGGCGCCATGACGCTTGCCGGCCTGCCGCCGATCACGGCGAACGCCACCTCCTCGATCGTCCAGTTTCCGGGCTACATCACCTCGGCGCTCGCCTATGGCCACGAAATCCGCAGCATGTGGAAGGCAGCCGTCATCCTTGGCATCGTCTCGGCCATCGGTGCGCTTGGCGGCTCGCTCATTCTCCTGTCGCTGTCGAACCCGTCCTTCCGCAACCTCGTGCCCTGGCTGCTGCTTGCCGCAACGGCGCTCTTCGCCGCGGGACCGAAACTGAAGCCGAAGACGGAGAAGGAACATCCGCCGCACAATGCCAAGGGCATCGTCAGCCAGTTTTTAACCTCCATCTATGGCGGCTTCTTCGGTGCCGGCATGGGCATCATGATGCTGGCATCGCTGAGCATCGCCACGGGCGGCGACTATCATCGGCTGAACGCGCTGAAGAACTTCCTGTCGATCGTGATCGCAGCCATCGCCATCATCGTCTTCACCGCCGGCGGAGCGATCAACTGGCTGTATGCGATTGTCATGCTGCCCGGAGCGGCGCTTGGCGGCTATTCCGGCGTCTGGGCGGCAAAACGCGTGCCGCAGCACATCCTGCGCTGGCTGGTTGTCGCCGTCGGCCTGTTCCTGGCGGTCTATTACTTCCTGAAGTAA
- the rplS gene encoding 50S ribosomal protein L19, with product MNIIEQLEAEQAAKIEAKRKLPEFSPGDTVRVNVRVTEGNRTRVQAYEGVCIARSGGGINESFTVRKISYGEGVERVFPVYSPLVESVEVVRRGKVRRAKLYYLRDRRGKSARISENTNVRARKLNEAERQAVLDEKARLEAEKIAAAEALAAEKAAAEAAEAAAAAEAEAAKDGAAE from the coding sequence ATGAACATCATCGAGCAGTTGGAAGCCGAACAGGCCGCCAAGATTGAAGCCAAGCGCAAGCTTCCGGAATTCTCCCCGGGTGACACCGTTCGCGTCAACGTTCGCGTTACGGAAGGCAACCGTACCCGCGTACAGGCCTATGAAGGCGTTTGCATTGCCCGCTCCGGCGGCGGCATCAACGAAAGCTTCACGGTCCGCAAGATCTCCTACGGCGAAGGCGTCGAGCGCGTATTCCCGGTCTACTCCCCGCTCGTCGAGAGCGTAGAAGTCGTCCGCCGCGGTAAGGTCCGTCGCGCCAAGCTCTACTACCTGCGCGACCGTCGCGGCAAGTCTGCCCGTATCTCCGAAAACACCAACGTCCGCGCCCGCAAGCTCAACGAAGCCGAGCGCCAGGCCGTTCTCGATGAGAAGGCACGTCTGGAAGCTGAAAAGATCGCAGCAGCAGAGGCTCTGGCCGCCGAAAAGGCAGCAGCTGAAGCCGCCGAAGCAGCGGCTGCAGCAGAAGCTGAAGCAGCCAAGGACGGCGCTGCAGAATAA
- a CDS encoding transporter substrate-binding domain-containing protein, protein MPLRRAFLAGLAALSLLPLAAHADDLPDLGGKEIVVVTENAYPPLQFVDPKTGEQIGWEYDAMNEIAKRLNAKVSYQNTSWDAMIQAVSDGQFDIGMDGITIKDDRKEKVDFSDPYMRSEQFMLVRGDEDRFTDAKSFGANDKLLIGSQPGTTQFYTAVYEVLDGNEQNPRIKLFETFGATVQALKTGDVDMVLTDNTAGQGYVNQSNGGLKIVGGPLGSEDFGFIFKKGSDLVAPVNAAIAAMKADGTMDALNKKWFLDYKMGE, encoded by the coding sequence ATGCCGCTCAGACGCGCATTTCTTGCCGGGCTTGCCGCCCTTTCCCTTCTTCCGCTCGCCGCCCATGCCGACGACCTGCCGGACCTCGGCGGCAAGGAGATCGTGGTGGTCACGGAAAATGCCTATCCGCCGCTGCAGTTCGTCGATCCGAAGACCGGCGAGCAGATCGGCTGGGAATATGATGCGATGAACGAGATCGCCAAGCGGCTGAACGCCAAGGTCTCCTACCAGAACACCAGCTGGGACGCGATGATCCAGGCCGTCTCCGACGGCCAGTTCGACATCGGCATGGATGGCATCACCATCAAGGACGACCGCAAGGAAAAGGTCGACTTCTCCGATCCCTACATGCGCTCCGAGCAGTTCATGCTGGTGCGCGGCGACGAGGACCGCTTTACGGATGCGAAGTCGTTCGGCGCCAATGACAAGCTGCTGATCGGCTCGCAGCCGGGCACGACGCAGTTCTACACGGCCGTCTACGAGGTGCTGGACGGCAACGAGCAGAACCCCCGCATCAAGCTCTTCGAAACGTTCGGTGCCACCGTCCAGGCCCTGAAGACGGGCGACGTCGACATGGTGCTGACCGACAACACCGCCGGCCAGGGCTATGTCAACCAGTCGAATGGCGGGCTGAAGATCGTCGGTGGTCCGCTCGGTTCCGAGGATTTCGGCTTCATCTTCAAGAAGGGTTCGGATCTTGTCGCACCCGTCAACGCTGCGATTGCCGCGATGAAGGCTGACGGCACGATGGACGCGCTGAACAAGAAGTGGTTCCTCGACTACAAGATGGGCGAGTGA
- a CDS encoding amino acid ABC transporter permease, giving the protein MISQTSSGKEDKGDRPWWLYTLVLNGLALAAVIAVNDIYAQVFQVVLKGAWTTVFVTIVAFSLATVFGLCIALLGMSGHVALRQIARFYVEVVRGIPMLVLLFYVAFVGAPGIVAAFNFVMAPLIDRGVMEPLLVRDVSLMWRAIIALTLGYASFIAEIFRAGIQSVDKGQIEAAEALGLSRFQRFRLVVLPQAVRIILPPLSNDFVSMVKDSSLVSVLGVADITQMGKVYASGSFRFFETYSIVTYIYLILTIGLSLLLRRLERKMSAMPSRSEGGRDKTARPS; this is encoded by the coding sequence ATGATTTCGCAGACATCGTCAGGCAAAGAGGACAAGGGCGATCGTCCCTGGTGGCTCTATACGCTTGTCCTGAACGGACTTGCGCTGGCCGCGGTCATTGCGGTCAACGACATCTATGCGCAGGTGTTCCAGGTGGTCCTCAAGGGTGCCTGGACGACAGTGTTCGTGACGATCGTCGCATTCAGCCTCGCCACCGTCTTCGGCCTTTGCATCGCGCTTCTCGGCATGTCCGGCCATGTGGCGCTTAGGCAGATTGCCCGCTTCTATGTCGAGGTGGTGCGCGGCATTCCCATGCTGGTGCTGCTTTTCTATGTCGCCTTCGTCGGCGCGCCGGGCATCGTTGCGGCCTTCAACTTCGTCATGGCGCCTTTGATCGACCGCGGGGTGATGGAGCCGCTCCTGGTGCGCGATGTCTCGCTGATGTGGCGGGCGATCATCGCGCTGACGCTCGGTTACGCCTCCTTCATCGCCGAGATCTTCCGCGCCGGCATCCAGTCCGTCGACAAGGGGCAGATCGAGGCGGCCGAGGCGCTTGGGCTCTCTCGCTTCCAGCGTTTCCGGCTCGTTGTGCTGCCGCAGGCGGTCCGCATCATCCTGCCGCCGCTCTCGAACGACTTCGTTTCGATGGTCAAGGACTCGTCACTGGTCTCCGTGCTCGGGGTGGCCGACATCACGCAGATGGGCAAGGTCTACGCGTCCGGATCGTTTCGCTTCTTCGAGACCTATTCGATCGTCACCTACATTTACCTCATCCTGACGATCGGGCTGTCGCTTCTCCTGCGCAGGCTGGAGCGCAAGATGAGCGCGATGCCGTCGCGTAGCGAGGGCGGGCGCGACAAGACGGCCCGCCCTAGCTGA
- the leuC gene encoding 3-isopropylmalate dehydratase large subunit yields the protein MSAPRTLYDKIWDDHLVDQQPDGTCLLYIDRHLVHEVTSPQAFEGLRMAKRPVRAPQKTLAVVDHNVPTTPDRVEGIKNEESRIQVEALAKNAADFGVEYYSEKDKRQGIVHIVGPEQGFTLPGMTIVCGDSHTSTHGAFGALAHGIGTSEVEHVLATQTLIQKKAKNMLVRVDGQLPEGVTAKDIILAIIGEIGTAGGTGHVIEFAGEAIRSLSMEGRMTVCNMTIEGGARAGLIAPDEKTFEYIASKPRAPKGEALEQAISYWKTLHSDEGAHFDRVVVLDAANLPPIVSWGSSPEDVVSIQGVVPNPDDIADENKRASKKRALDYMGLKAGTKMTDIAVDRVFIGSCTNGRIEDLRAAAKVVEGRTVASTVNAMVVPGSGLVKEQAEAEGLDKIFKAAGFEWREPGCSMCLAMNDDRLKPGERCASTSNRNFEGRQGFKGRTHLVSPAMAAAAAIAGHFVDIRDWK from the coding sequence ATGAGCGCACCCCGCACCCTCTACGACAAGATCTGGGACGACCATCTGGTTGATCAACAGCCCGACGGAACCTGTCTTCTCTACATCGACCGTCACCTCGTGCACGAAGTGACGTCGCCGCAGGCTTTCGAAGGTCTGCGCATGGCCAAGCGGCCGGTCCGCGCTCCGCAGAAGACGCTCGCCGTCGTCGACCACAACGTCCCGACGACCCCGGATCGTGTGGAAGGCATCAAGAACGAGGAAAGCCGCATCCAGGTGGAGGCGCTTGCCAAGAATGCCGCCGATTTCGGCGTCGAATACTATTCCGAGAAGGACAAGCGTCAGGGCATCGTCCACATCGTCGGTCCGGAACAGGGCTTCACCCTGCCCGGCATGACGATCGTCTGCGGCGACAGCCACACCTCGACGCATGGTGCCTTCGGCGCTCTCGCGCACGGCATCGGCACGTCGGAAGTCGAGCACGTACTCGCCACCCAGACGCTCATCCAGAAGAAGGCCAAGAACATGCTGGTGCGTGTCGACGGTCAGCTTCCGGAAGGCGTGACCGCCAAGGACATCATTCTCGCGATCATCGGCGAGATCGGCACGGCCGGCGGCACGGGCCACGTGATCGAGTTTGCCGGCGAAGCGATCCGTTCGCTGTCGATGGAAGGCCGCATGACCGTCTGCAACATGACGATCGAAGGCGGCGCCCGCGCCGGCCTGATCGCGCCGGACGAAAAGACCTTCGAGTATATCGCCAGCAAGCCGCGCGCGCCGAAGGGCGAAGCGCTGGAGCAGGCGATCTCCTACTGGAAGACGCTGCATTCCGACGAAGGTGCGCATTTCGACCGCGTCGTCGTTCTCGATGCCGCCAACCTGCCGCCGATCGTTTCCTGGGGCTCGTCGCCGGAAGACGTCGTCTCGATCCAGGGCGTCGTTCCGAACCCGGACGATATCGCCGATGAGAACAAGCGCGCTTCCAAGAAGCGGGCGCTCGACTACATGGGCCTGAAGGCCGGAACCAAGATGACCGACATCGCCGTCGATCGCGTCTTTATCGGCTCCTGCACGAACGGCCGCATCGAAGACCTGCGCGCTGCCGCCAAGGTCGTCGAAGGCAGGACGGTCGCCTCGACCGTCAACGCCATGGTGGTGCCGGGCTCCGGTCTCGTCAAGGAGCAGGCGGAAGCCGAAGGCCTCGACAAGATCTTCAAGGCCGCCGGCTTCGAATGGCGCGAGCCGGGCTGCTCCATGTGCCTGGCGATGAACGACGACCGGCTGAAGCCGGGCGAGCGTTGCGCCTCGACCTCGAACCGCAACTTCGAAGGCCGTCAGGGCTTCAAGGGCCGCACGCATCTCGTCTCGCCGGCCATGGCTGCCGCAGCGGCGATCGCCGGCCACTTCGTCGACATCCGCGACTGGAAGTAA
- a CDS encoding sulfite exporter TauE/SafE family protein — MTEMAGASIYQYAIVAAVAFFASILGGVSGYGTGLLLPPVLIPIIGAQAVVPVIGLASILTNLGRLTAYRDKIEMKKAGLVLAAALPFAPLGAYAYTWLSGAAVTMLIGCMIIILVPARRLLARRKAVLPPAGLAAASAGFGLMVGGTAGSGVFLISILLAAGLSGASVIATDAGVSFLLGIAKTLVFQASGFLPAAMWIMALVIGVCAIPGAFVARRLTRHMSDLQHIYLLDAVVVLGGALIVIEAIRSGL; from the coding sequence ATGACCGAAATGGCAGGCGCGAGCATCTATCAATATGCCATCGTCGCCGCCGTTGCCTTCTTCGCCTCCATCCTCGGCGGCGTTTCCGGTTACGGGACCGGCCTCCTTCTCCCACCCGTTCTGATCCCGATCATTGGCGCTCAGGCCGTCGTGCCGGTCATCGGTCTCGCTTCCATCCTGACCAATCTCGGCCGGCTGACGGCCTACCGTGACAAGATCGAAATGAAGAAGGCCGGGCTGGTGCTTGCTGCTGCCCTGCCGTTTGCGCCGCTTGGAGCCTATGCCTACACTTGGCTGTCGGGCGCCGCCGTCACCATGCTGATTGGCTGCATGATCATCATCCTCGTTCCCGCACGCCGCCTGCTCGCCCGACGCAAGGCCGTTCTGCCGCCGGCAGGGCTTGCCGCAGCAAGCGCCGGCTTCGGATTGATGGTCGGCGGCACGGCCGGCTCCGGCGTCTTCCTCATCTCCATCCTTCTCGCTGCAGGCCTCAGCGGTGCGTCAGTGATCGCCACCGATGCCGGCGTCTCATTCCTGCTCGGCATCGCCAAGACGCTCGTCTTTCAGGCGTCAGGCTTCCTGCCGGCCGCCATGTGGATCATGGCGCTGGTCATCGGCGTCTGCGCGATACCGGGCGCTTTCGTGGCGCGAAGGTTGACCCGGCACATGTCCGACCTCCAGCACATCTACCTTCTTGATGCGGTCGTCGTCTTGGGTGGCGCGCTGATTGTCATCGAAGCCATCCGCTCCGGCCTCTGA
- a CDS encoding Bax inhibitor-1/YccA family protein: MADLRNFQTQAGVRADAAVDQGLRAYMLKVYNLMAGGVALTGAAAYGLSALATTSDPSQAAAQMGNIMLTSLGVAIYTSPLRWVILLAPLALVFFLSFRVQKMSASAAQTTFWVYAGLMGLSLSSIFLVYTGASLTQTFFVTAASFGALSLYGYTTKRDLSAMGSFLVMGLFGLIIASLVNLFLASSALNFAISVIGVLIFAGLTAWDTQKIKENYFEADGHEVASKKAVMGALTLYLDFINLFLFLLRFMGDRR, translated from the coding sequence ATGGCAGATCTTCGCAATTTCCAGACCCAAGCCGGCGTACGCGCCGACGCGGCCGTGGATCAGGGCCTGCGCGCCTACATGCTGAAGGTTTACAACCTGATGGCAGGCGGCGTTGCGCTGACCGGTGCCGCAGCTTACGGCCTTTCGGCGTTGGCAACGACGTCTGATCCGTCCCAGGCCGCCGCACAGATGGGCAACATCATGCTGACCAGCCTCGGTGTGGCCATCTACACCTCGCCGCTGCGCTGGGTCATCCTGCTGGCACCGCTGGCTCTGGTGTTCTTCCTGAGCTTCCGCGTCCAGAAGATGAGCGCTTCCGCCGCGCAGACGACCTTCTGGGTCTATGCCGGCCTGATGGGCCTGTCGCTCTCATCCATCTTCCTGGTCTACACCGGCGCATCGCTGACGCAGACCTTCTTCGTGACCGCAGCCTCGTTCGGTGCCCTGTCGCTCTACGGCTACACCACGAAGCGTGACCTCTCCGCCATGGGCTCGTTCCTGGTGATGGGTCTGTTCGGTCTGATCATCGCGTCGCTGGTCAACCTGTTCCTTGCCTCTTCGGCGCTGAACTTCGCGATCTCCGTAATCGGCGTACTGATCTTCGCCGGCCTGACCGCGTGGGACACCCAGAAGATCAAGGAAAACTACTTCGAAGCCGATGGTCACGAAGTGGCCAGCAAGAAGGCGGTCATGGGTGCGCTCACCCTGTACCTCGACTTCATTAACCTCTTCCTGTTCCTGCTTCGCTTCATGGGCGACCGCCGCTAA
- a CDS encoding ABC transporter permease — MNQLQFRLGLAWRLASRELRGGLKGFYIFLACIALGTAAIAAVNSISGAITGSISSQGRELLGADLRFELNNREASSDELSYLRGLGDVAISTGTRSMARKADGSDQSLVEVKAVDDAYPLYGKLETTPAAPTAQLLAEADGSYGAIAAPILLDRLGLKVGDPLLLGDLKLVITARLDNEPDALSEGFGFAPRLMVSRQALTVSGLVQTGSLVETAYKVKLPAGHPPLPRIIDAAKAKFPDAGWSIRSSTNATPALTNNIERFTQFLTLVGLTALIVGGAGVANAVRAFLDSKRTTIATFKCLGAPASVVVMIYLIQIMMIATVGVLIGLVIGAIAPFIALQFLAGILPVSSEATLYPSALAIAAVFGYLTTLAFAILPLGQTREIPATALFREQGFEDRRWPSWPYLAVAAVSLVALAGLALLIADDRFIAAVFIIATACAFVVLRVVAAGIAAIARRAPIVSSPALRLAIGNIHRPGALTSPVVLSLGLGLALLVTLTMIDGNLRRELTGKIPDQAPNFFFVGIQGSEIDAFRTLVKEKAPEGKLMEVPMLRGRIMAFNGEDVAKMNVPPGGRWVLRGDRGITYADALPENSTLTEGKWWAPDYAGEPLVSFSAEEARDLGLKLGDTVTVNVLGRNITAKIANFRDVEWQSLSINFVMVFSPNTFRGAPHGWIATLTDPGASGTDEASIMREVTNAFPAVTTVRVKDALDLVNKLAGQIATAIRAAAAFALVASILVLAGALAAGNRARTHDAVVLKTLGAKRTMLIRAFTYEYMILGLATAIFALLAGTAASWYVVDRIMHLNAVFLPEAAVTTLVIALVLTIGVGLAGTWSVLGKKPASVLREL, encoded by the coding sequence ATGAACCAGCTGCAATTCCGTCTCGGTCTCGCATGGCGACTGGCATCGCGGGAACTGCGCGGCGGGCTGAAAGGCTTCTACATCTTCCTCGCCTGCATCGCGCTCGGCACCGCGGCGATTGCCGCCGTCAATTCCATTTCCGGCGCCATTACCGGCTCGATCTCCTCGCAGGGGCGCGAGCTTCTGGGGGCCGATCTTCGCTTCGAACTGAACAACCGGGAAGCCTCGTCTGACGAACTCTCCTATCTGCGGGGTCTTGGTGACGTCGCCATTTCCACCGGCACGCGCTCGATGGCCCGCAAGGCGGACGGCTCCGACCAGTCGCTGGTCGAGGTCAAGGCGGTCGACGACGCCTATCCGCTTTACGGCAAGCTCGAAACCACGCCGGCAGCACCAACCGCGCAACTGCTCGCCGAAGCCGACGGCAGCTATGGTGCCATCGCCGCGCCGATATTGCTCGACCGCCTCGGTCTGAAAGTCGGCGACCCGCTTCTGCTCGGCGACCTGAAACTCGTCATCACGGCGCGCCTCGACAATGAGCCGGACGCCCTCTCCGAAGGCTTTGGCTTCGCGCCGCGCCTGATGGTCAGCCGTCAGGCTCTGACGGTCTCAGGCCTCGTGCAGACGGGAAGCCTCGTCGAAACGGCCTACAAGGTGAAGCTGCCTGCCGGTCACCCGCCGCTTCCCCGCATCATCGACGCCGCCAAGGCGAAGTTTCCGGACGCCGGCTGGTCGATCCGCTCCAGCACCAACGCCACGCCGGCACTCACCAACAACATCGAGCGCTTTACCCAGTTCCTGACGCTCGTCGGCCTCACCGCACTGATCGTCGGCGGCGCCGGCGTCGCCAATGCGGTCCGCGCCTTCCTCGATTCGAAGCGCACCACGATTGCCACCTTCAAGTGTCTCGGCGCGCCCGCATCCGTCGTGGTGATGATCTATCTCATCCAGATCATGATGATCGCCACCGTCGGTGTCCTCATCGGCCTTGTCATCGGCGCGATTGCGCCGTTCATCGCGCTCCAGTTTCTCGCCGGCATCCTGCCGGTCAGCAGTGAGGCAACGCTCTATCCCTCTGCGCTGGCGATTGCCGCCGTCTTCGGCTACCTGACGACGCTCGCCTTCGCCATCCTGCCGCTCGGGCAGACCCGCGAAATCCCGGCCACAGCACTCTTTCGCGAGCAGGGCTTCGAGGACCGCCGCTGGCCGTCATGGCCCTATCTCGCCGTTGCCGCCGTTTCGCTTGTCGCGCTCGCCGGTCTGGCGCTGCTGATTGCCGACGACCGCTTCATCGCCGCCGTCTTCATCATCGCTACCGCCTGCGCCTTCGTCGTCCTACGCGTGGTCGCCGCCGGCATCGCGGCGATCGCCCGTCGTGCACCGATCGTCAGTTCGCCGGCACTGCGCCTCGCGATCGGCAACATTCACCGCCCCGGCGCGCTGACTTCCCCGGTCGTCCTGTCGCTCGGCCTCGGCCTGGCGCTTCTGGTCACGCTCACCATGATCGACGGCAATCTGCGCCGCGAACTGACTGGCAAGATCCCCGATCAGGCGCCGAACTTCTTCTTCGTCGGCATCCAGGGCAGCGAGATCGATGCCTTCCGCACGCTGGTGAAGGAGAAGGCGCCGGAAGGCAAGCTCATGGAAGTGCCGATGCTGCGCGGACGCATCATGGCCTTCAACGGCGAGGATGTCGCCAAGATGAACGTGCCGCCCGGCGGCCGCTGGGTGCTGCGCGGCGATCGCGGCATCACCTATGCGGATGCGCTGCCGGAAAACTCGACCCTGACCGAAGGCAAGTGGTGGGCGCCCGACTACGCAGGCGAACCGCTCGTTTCCTTCTCGGCGGAGGAGGCGCGCGACCTCGGCCTGAAGCTCGGCGACACCGTCACCGTCAATGTGCTCGGCCGCAACATCACCGCCAAGATCGCCAATTTCCGCGATGTCGAATGGCAGTCGCTGTCGATCAACTTCGTCATGGTCTTCTCGCCCAACACCTTCCGCGGCGCGCCGCACGGCTGGATCGCCACGTTGACGGATCCGGGTGCAAGCGGCACCGACGAGGCCTCGATCATGCGGGAGGTGACCAATGCCTTCCCCGCCGTCACCACCGTACGGGTGAAGGATGCGCTGGACCTCGTCAACAAGCTCGCCGGCCAGATTGCCACCGCGATCCGCGCCGCCGCCGCCTTCGCGCTTGTCGCGTCGATCCTGGTGCTCGCCGGCGCGCTGGCAGCCGGCAACCGAGCACGTACGCACGACGCCGTGGTCCTGAAGACGCTCGGCGCGAAACGGACAATGCTGATCCGGGCCTTTACCTACGAGTACATGATCCTTGGGCTCGCCACCGCGATTTTCGCGCTTCTGGCCGGGACCGCCGCCTCCTGGTATGTCGTCGACCGGATCATGCATCTGAACGCCGTCTTCCTGCCGGAAGCCGCGGTCACGACGCTCGTCATCGCGCTCGTCCTGACCATCGGCGTCGGCCTCGCCGGCACCTGGTCGGTGCTCGGAAAGAAGCCTGCCTCGGTCCTGCGGGAACTCTGA
- a CDS encoding ABC transporter ATP-binding protein: MSETIIEMRKADLTLGNGAVSVHVLKNVGLQIAKGESVGIVGPSGSGKSTLLMVMAGLERLDSGEIRVGDAALQAMREDELADYRGRNIGIVFQSFHLIANMTALENVAVPLELARVKDAFDIARRELTAVGLGERMNHYPGQLSGGEQQRVAIARALAPSPAVLIADEPTGNLDTETGRQIADLLFAQQAERGMTLVLVTHDPALAARCSRQIRMRSGEIEPADAKAGAGAEAALA; this comes from the coding sequence GTGAGTGAAACCATCATCGAAATGCGCAAGGCGGATCTGACGCTCGGCAATGGCGCGGTCTCCGTCCATGTGCTGAAGAATGTCGGGCTGCAGATCGCCAAGGGCGAATCCGTCGGCATCGTCGGACCGTCCGGCTCCGGCAAGTCGACGCTGCTGATGGTCATGGCCGGGCTGGAGCGCCTGGACAGCGGCGAAATCCGTGTCGGCGATGCCGCTCTCCAAGCCATGCGCGAGGATGAGCTGGCCGATTACCGCGGCCGCAACATCGGCATCGTGTTCCAGTCCTTCCACCTGATCGCCAACATGACGGCCTTGGAAAACGTCGCCGTCCCGCTGGAACTCGCCCGGGTCAAGGATGCCTTCGACATTGCCCGGCGGGAATTGACCGCCGTCGGCCTTGGCGAACGCATGAACCACTATCCCGGCCAGCTGTCGGGTGGCGAGCAGCAGCGCGTCGCCATCGCCCGGGCGCTGGCACCGTCCCCGGCGGTCCTGATCGCCGACGAACCCACCGGCAACCTCGACACCGAAACCGGACGCCAGATCGCCGATCTCCTGTTTGCCCAGCAGGCAGAGCGTGGCATGACGCTGGTTCTCGTCACCCATGATCCCGCACTTGCCGCCCGCTGCTCGCGCCAGATCCGAATGCGTTCCGGAGAAATCGAACCGGCGGACGCCAAAGCCGGCGCCGGCGCGGAGGCGGCGCTCGCATGA
- a CDS encoding arylesterase: MSFKAAVVQFLVMTALFAGVGGPAEARDIKLVGFGDSLMAGYQLPAGDAYPAKLEAALKAKGYDVSISNAGVSGDTTRDGLARADWSVPDGTDGVILELGANDALRGIAPEETEKNLVAMIERFKERGIAVMLVGMMAPPNMGDDYAKRFNAIYPQLAETYGLPLYPFFLDGVVTVKGTQLSDGMHPDAKGVDIMVEKSLPFAEKFIKAIP, encoded by the coding sequence ATGTCATTTAAAGCCGCCGTCGTTCAATTCCTTGTCATGACCGCCCTGTTTGCGGGCGTCGGCGGACCGGCGGAGGCCAGAGACATAAAGCTGGTCGGCTTCGGAGACAGCCTGATGGCGGGATACCAGCTGCCCGCAGGTGATGCTTATCCGGCAAAGCTCGAGGCGGCGTTGAAAGCCAAGGGCTACGACGTTTCGATCAGTAATGCCGGCGTTTCCGGCGACACGACGCGTGACGGTCTGGCGCGGGCGGACTGGTCGGTGCCGGACGGGACGGATGGCGTCATCCTCGAGCTCGGCGCCAATGACGCGCTGCGCGGCATCGCACCGGAGGAGACGGAGAAGAACCTGGTCGCCATGATCGAGCGGTTCAAGGAGCGCGGTATCGCGGTCATGCTCGTCGGGATGATGGCGCCACCGAATATGGGGGACGATTATGCCAAGCGCTTCAATGCGATTTATCCACAGCTTGCCGAGACCTACGGATTGCCGCTCTATCCGTTCTTTCTCGATGGCGTGGTGACCGTGAAAGGCACGCAATTGTCGGACGGAATGCACCCCGACGCAAAGGGCGTCGACATCATGGTGGAGAAGTCGCTTCCGTTTGCCGAAAAATTCATCAAGGCGATTCCGTGA